Proteins encoded within one genomic window of Alteribacter populi:
- the yhfH gene encoding protein YhfH, whose protein sequence is MIMSNKEFFQNLPPKECTKCGTVFEEMADCYYHQCDECLSEIK, encoded by the coding sequence ATGATTATGTCCAACAAAGAGTTTTTTCAAAATCTTCCACCAAAAGAGTGTACGAAATGCGGAACGGTCTTTGAGGAGATGGCCGATTGTTACTATCATCAATGTGATGAATGTTTGTCTGAAATTAAATAA
- a CDS encoding BCCT family transporter produces MKNKPGFDWPVTLISGGLLLLFVIVALIDVDFVSGLVDTGFGFSANYFGAFWQLLMLATFFIAITIAFSAFGKIRLGKREDPEMSTFKWIAIIMCTLLAGGGVFWAAAEPMYHFIDVPPMFPGVEPGTTDAIAPALSLSFLDWGFLAWAILGTLGAIVLMYGHYHRGMPLKPRTLLYPIFGKKIMKNSVLGTLVDAFSIIAVAAGTIGPIGFLGLQVAYGLEALFNVPNVFSTQVLIVIGLVSIAAISAVTGIHKGIQLLSRFNVIFTFVLIIAVLILGPGGFIIDQFIGTYGVYLREFLPMSLYRDDPGWLAFWTVFFWGWFIGYGPMMAIFISRISRGRTIRELVVAVAIIAPVVTNFWFTVVGGTGIHLELMNTGSVSDPLNAGGLPASMVAIVTQLPFGTILAAAFLIVTIIFVATTSDSMSYTISMAVTGTGDPSSALRVFWAAIMGIVAAVLLYIGEGSVDALQSFIVVTAVPVSFILLPLLWTAPKVASTLAIEQGIKQPAKKRSVDH; encoded by the coding sequence GTGAAAAACAAACCTGGATTCGATTGGCCGGTCACACTCATCAGTGGTGGCTTGCTTTTATTATTCGTTATCGTTGCGTTAATTGATGTGGACTTTGTATCAGGACTCGTTGATACTGGGTTCGGATTTTCAGCAAATTATTTCGGCGCATTTTGGCAATTATTAATGCTGGCTACTTTTTTTATTGCGATTACCATTGCATTTAGTGCTTTTGGAAAAATTCGTCTTGGAAAACGCGAAGACCCGGAAATGAGTACATTTAAATGGATTGCAATTATCATGTGTACCCTGCTGGCTGGTGGTGGTGTGTTTTGGGCTGCAGCAGAACCGATGTACCACTTCATTGATGTTCCACCAATGTTTCCGGGAGTTGAGCCGGGAACTACTGACGCTATTGCTCCAGCTCTTTCCCTTTCATTTTTAGATTGGGGCTTCCTAGCATGGGCTATCCTCGGAACATTGGGCGCGATTGTGCTTATGTACGGTCATTACCATCGCGGTATGCCATTAAAGCCTCGGACCCTTTTGTACCCGATTTTCGGTAAAAAAATTATGAAGAACAGTGTATTAGGCACCCTTGTCGATGCGTTCTCGATTATTGCTGTAGCTGCTGGTACCATTGGTCCGATCGGATTTTTAGGCCTGCAAGTGGCTTACGGACTGGAAGCACTCTTCAATGTACCAAACGTTTTCTCAACGCAAGTACTGATTGTTATTGGACTCGTGAGTATAGCCGCTATATCTGCTGTAACGGGAATTCATAAAGGCATTCAACTATTGAGCCGGTTTAACGTTATTTTTACCTTTGTATTAATCATAGCTGTCTTAATCCTCGGACCAGGTGGATTTATTATTGATCAGTTCATCGGAACGTATGGTGTTTATTTGCGTGAATTTTTACCGATGAGCTTGTACCGTGACGATCCAGGCTGGTTAGCATTTTGGACAGTTTTCTTTTGGGGGTGGTTTATCGGGTACGGGCCAATGATGGCTATCTTCATTAGCCGTATTTCCCGAGGTCGAACCATTCGCGAACTTGTCGTCGCTGTAGCGATCATTGCCCCTGTGGTCACAAACTTCTGGTTTACAGTTGTTGGAGGAACGGGAATTCATTTAGAACTGATGAATACCGGGTCGGTCTCTGATCCTTTAAATGCTGGCGGACTCCCTGCATCGATGGTTGCTATCGTCACCCAGCTTCCGTTCGGCACAATCCTTGCAGCAGCGTTTCTCATCGTGACGATCATTTTCGTTGCAACAACGAGTGATTCCATGAGCTACACAATTTCCATGGCTGTGACGGGAACAGGTGACCCGTCCAGTGCTCTCCGTGTTTTTTGGGCAGCGATTATGGGGATTGTTGCTGCAGTTCTCCTCTATATTGGTGAAGGCAGTGTCGATGCTCTACAATCGTTTATCGTTGTAACAGCAGTACCGGTTTCCTTCATTCTGCTTCCGTTACTATGGACGGCACCAAAAGTAGCTTCAACATTGGCCATTGAACAAGGCATCAAACAACCAGCGAAAAAGCGCTCGGTGGATCACTAG
- a CDS encoding alpha/beta hydrolase, with protein MTDDQDVTWVEEIPLKKLDFTQCNPHYKEASLSDYLQFYQFDFKHITTYRCQLTETDRSNIFVQIFTPNNPKGTVLFVHGYLDHTGGLSATVNVLLKQSYEVVAVDLPGHGLSEGDRGDIQDFNYYVDAVQSGLTSAEPYRSGGALYGLGHSTGGAVLFHGTSEEVLPLRALMLAGPLYHPYQWKWVRMILPVLSKGISKKKRRFKQNSSDERYLDFLKQDPLQVKELPISWLIALTEWQQRILNCSKVNIPVYLLQGTNDTTVQWQDNVEFFKDKCPFIQVALFEGAGHQLLNETASIQKLVFKRIASFINGENEGKSTLLSKR; from the coding sequence ATGACCGACGATCAAGACGTTACTTGGGTGGAGGAGATCCCTCTAAAGAAGCTTGACTTTACTCAATGCAATCCCCATTACAAAGAAGCTTCTTTATCGGATTACCTGCAGTTTTATCAATTTGATTTCAAACATATAACAACCTATCGTTGTCAGCTTACAGAGACTGATCGCTCAAATATTTTCGTACAAATATTTACTCCTAATAATCCAAAAGGAACAGTGCTATTCGTTCACGGATACTTGGATCATACTGGTGGGTTAAGCGCTACAGTAAACGTACTATTAAAGCAGTCTTATGAAGTAGTGGCGGTTGATTTACCAGGGCATGGCTTATCTGAAGGAGACAGAGGGGACATTCAGGATTTCAATTATTATGTGGACGCAGTGCAAAGTGGGTTGACTTCTGCGGAACCTTATCGTAGCGGAGGAGCTCTATACGGGTTGGGTCACAGTACAGGAGGAGCTGTGTTATTTCACGGTACATCAGAAGAAGTCCTCCCGTTACGGGCTTTGATGCTCGCAGGTCCTTTGTATCACCCCTATCAGTGGAAATGGGTAAGAATGATCTTGCCTGTATTAAGTAAGGGGATCTCGAAAAAAAAGCGTCGTTTTAAACAAAATTCCAGTGACGAACGCTATCTTGATTTTTTGAAACAGGACCCCCTACAAGTAAAAGAGCTGCCGATATCTTGGTTAATAGCGCTTACAGAATGGCAACAACGGATCCTCAATTGTTCAAAAGTGAATATCCCCGTTTATTTATTACAGGGGACAAATGACACTACAGTTCAATGGCAGGACAACGTAGAATTCTTTAAAGATAAATGTCCCTTTATACAAGTCGCTTTATTTGAAGGTGCTGGTCATCAGCTTTTGAACGAAACCGCTTCCATTCAAAAGTTAGTGTTTAAACGAATTGCGTCATTCATTAATGGTGAAAACGAAGGGAAGTCCACTCTTTTGTCTAAACGGTAA
- a CDS encoding cytochrome P450 — MVNRFFSRNTPPGPKGKLIVGSLNDFQIDPLRFLSQLTEEYGNVVRFRLGPFQRIYLINDPELIKEVLVTKQKVFIKSRDIQTLKAVVGEGLLTSEKELHMHQRRLIQPSFKKVHINHYAQDMIDTTSGYISKWEDREEKIITDEMMNIALGIITKTMFRMDFEEGAHILGEPMDAVMKLGVKRMRSLVQLPLWVPSKSNLKLKKAVKTIDQVLYRMIDERRGDSKTRTDLLSILMEARDEEYGIGMSYKQLRDELMTIFLAGHETTANVLSWTLYLLSQHPEVDQNLYKEISDVTHGGSLTPDHFSKLTYTQNIIWESMRLYPPAYVIGRQAVENVEIGGYGLKKGDMVLMSQYVMHRNTAYFDDPDSFNPERFADNFLKTLPPYAYFPFGGGPRVCIGNHFALMEAVLALASIAKKYRLKLASGHHKVRPQPLITLRPKRGLRMIVEDRSKLDTDF; from the coding sequence TTGGTTAATAGATTTTTTTCACGAAACACTCCCCCAGGTCCTAAAGGAAAATTAATAGTTGGAAGCTTAAATGATTTTCAAATCGATCCCCTTCGATTTTTGTCGCAGCTAACGGAAGAATACGGAAATGTTGTGCGGTTTCGTTTGGGGCCTTTCCAGCGGATATACCTCATAAATGACCCAGAATTAATTAAAGAAGTTCTCGTAACAAAGCAAAAGGTGTTCATCAAATCACGGGACATTCAAACACTAAAAGCTGTAGTCGGAGAAGGTCTCTTAACTAGTGAAAAAGAGCTTCATATGCACCAACGACGGCTTATTCAACCCTCTTTTAAAAAGGTGCACATTAATCATTACGCTCAGGATATGATTGATACAACGAGTGGGTATATTTCCAAGTGGGAAGACAGAGAAGAAAAAATAATCACCGATGAGATGATGAACATTGCACTCGGTATCATTACGAAGACGATGTTCAGGATGGATTTTGAGGAAGGTGCGCATATTCTCGGGGAACCGATGGATGCTGTCATGAAACTAGGGGTAAAGAGAATGAGATCACTCGTTCAGCTGCCTTTGTGGGTTCCTTCAAAAAGCAACCTTAAGCTAAAGAAAGCGGTAAAAACAATTGATCAGGTGCTTTATCGGATGATCGATGAACGAAGAGGAGATTCTAAAACCCGTACAGACCTTCTAAGTATATTAATGGAGGCTCGTGATGAGGAATATGGGATAGGGATGTCTTACAAGCAGCTTAGAGACGAACTAATGACAATTTTCCTTGCAGGTCATGAGACAACAGCAAATGTCCTGTCATGGACACTTTACTTGCTATCGCAACATCCAGAAGTTGATCAAAATCTGTACAAAGAAATTTCAGATGTTACTCATGGAGGATCACTCACTCCTGATCATTTTTCAAAACTAACATATACACAAAATATTATCTGGGAATCGATGCGATTATACCCTCCAGCTTATGTGATTGGCCGTCAAGCAGTCGAAAACGTGGAAATCGGAGGCTACGGGTTGAAAAAAGGGGACATGGTTCTCATGAGTCAGTATGTGATGCACCGCAATACGGCGTATTTTGATGACCCCGATAGTTTTAATCCTGAGCGCTTTGCGGATAATTTCCTAAAAACACTCCCACCTTACGCTTATTTTCCGTTTGGTGGTGGTCCAAGAGTTTGTATCGGGAACCATTTTGCTTTAATGGAAGCTGTTCTCGCACTAGCGTCAATTGCAAAAAAGTATCGTCTGAAGCTCGCATCCGGCCACCATAAAGTAAGACCGCAGCCACTCATCACACTCAGGCCGAAGCGTGGCTTACGCATGATTGTTGAAGACCGAAGCAAACTTGATACAGATTTTTAA
- a CDS encoding type 1 glutamine amidotransferase domain-containing protein: MRLKEKKVLTVVDDEFEDLELWYPIYRLQEEGAIVHIAGKEAEHTYTGKYGVPVKSDYSFENIQITEYDGILVPGGWAPDKLRRYDEVLDMVKYMDEKKRPIGQICHAGWVLISADILRGRNVTSTPGIKHDMMNAGAEWHNEDVVIDGHIISSRRPPDLPAYAKAFADALADE, encoded by the coding sequence TTGCGTTTAAAAGAAAAGAAAGTTTTAACCGTTGTTGATGATGAATTTGAAGACTTAGAGTTGTGGTACCCGATTTACCGTCTCCAAGAAGAAGGAGCGATTGTTCATATCGCTGGAAAAGAAGCTGAGCACACCTACACCGGAAAATATGGTGTACCAGTTAAAAGTGATTACAGTTTTGAAAACATTCAAATTACTGAATATGATGGAATATTAGTGCCTGGAGGCTGGGCTCCTGATAAACTGAGAAGGTATGACGAAGTGTTGGATATGGTGAAGTACATGGATGAAAAGAAACGTCCAATTGGTCAAATTTGTCATGCAGGCTGGGTTCTCATCTCAGCAGACATTTTAAGAGGCAGAAATGTCACAAGTACGCCTGGAATTAAGCATGATATGATGAACGCTGGGGCAGAATGGCATAATGAAGACGTTGTGATTGATGGTCACATTATTTCTAGCAGACGACCTCCTGACTTGCCAGCTTATGCAAAAGCCTTTGCAGATGCGCTTGCAGATGAGTAG
- a CDS encoding peptidylprolyl isomerase, translating into MRKSVKMIAGSIALSTILLLAACGSDEGESDAALSDYPQFTEEVAEDEQEVVMKTSKGEIRLKLFPEYTPKTVENFVTHAEEGYYEGVTFHRVLQDFMIQGGDPTGTGAGGESIYGEAFEDEFDPNLVHIRGALSMANSGPNTNSSQFFIVQNDEIDDHMIESLEQAIEGGNIEEKVFEEYRERGGTPHLDTGHTVFGQVIDGMEVVDEIAAVPVDGEGRPDEDVVIEEVKVIK; encoded by the coding sequence ATGAGGAAATCAGTCAAAATGATAGCGGGAAGTATCGCACTCAGTACGATTCTATTATTAGCCGCTTGTGGCAGCGATGAGGGAGAAAGTGATGCGGCACTCTCAGATTATCCGCAGTTCACTGAAGAAGTAGCCGAAGACGAGCAGGAAGTTGTGATGAAGACGTCAAAAGGCGAGATTCGTTTAAAGCTGTTTCCAGAATACACGCCAAAAACAGTAGAAAACTTTGTAACCCACGCAGAAGAGGGTTATTATGAAGGCGTTACATTCCACCGTGTTCTTCAAGATTTTATGATCCAAGGCGGTGACCCAACTGGAACAGGAGCTGGTGGAGAGAGTATTTACGGGGAAGCGTTCGAAGATGAATTTGACCCGAATCTCGTACATATCCGAGGCGCGTTGTCTATGGCCAACAGCGGCCCAAACACTAACTCTAGTCAGTTTTTTATCGTTCAGAACGATGAAATCGACGACCATATGATCGAATCGCTTGAACAAGCTATAGAAGGTGGAAACATTGAAGAAAAAGTGTTTGAGGAGTACCGTGAACGTGGAGGCACGCCGCATTTGGATACGGGACATACTGTCTTCGGCCAGGTGATTGACGGGATGGAGGTAGTCGATGAGATTGCTGCGGTTCCTGTGGATGGTGAAGGACGCCCTGATGAAGATGTCGTTATCGAAGAAGTGAAAGTAATCAAATAA
- a CDS encoding ABC transporter ATP-binding protein — translation MSENYIEIRGLNKRYQRKKAVTGVDLQLHQPGMVGLVGPNGSGKSTLLKIIAGMLRPSSGDVYVMGERTNRMIANKVAYLAEVDSLYDYQRVRQAVAFFEKVYPDFSSAKSTEMLEELNIDLDDKIKNLSKGNRARVKLAITLARDVPILLLDEPLSGLDPIVREEILKMIIRHTNIHKQITFISTHEVAEVEPFLDHIVFVKQGEILLSENVETIREERGQSVVEAMREVLQ, via the coding sequence GTGAGTGAGAACTATATTGAAATTCGCGGGTTGAATAAAAGATACCAGAGGAAAAAAGCAGTGACCGGTGTTGACTTGCAATTGCACCAACCTGGAATGGTTGGTCTTGTTGGACCTAATGGCAGTGGGAAGTCCACGTTATTAAAGATTATTGCCGGTATGCTTCGCCCGAGCAGCGGTGATGTTTATGTTATGGGAGAGCGCACCAATCGAATGATTGCAAATAAGGTTGCCTATTTAGCAGAAGTAGACTCCCTTTATGACTACCAGCGTGTCCGTCAGGCAGTTGCTTTCTTTGAAAAGGTTTATCCAGATTTTTCGTCTGCAAAGTCAACAGAAATGCTCGAGGAATTAAATATCGATTTAGACGATAAAATAAAAAACTTATCGAAAGGAAATCGAGCCCGGGTAAAGCTGGCCATCACACTAGCGAGAGATGTTCCGATTTTACTTCTTGATGAACCATTATCAGGGCTTGATCCGATCGTGAGGGAAGAAATTTTAAAAATGATCATCCGACACACGAACATCCATAAGCAGATCACATTTATCTCGACACACGAAGTCGCTGAAGTGGAGCCATTCCTGGATCATATCGTGTTTGTAAAGCAAGGAGAAATATTATTATCTGAAAATGTGGAAACGATTCGTGAAGAGCGCGGTCAAAGCGTAGTTGAAGCAATGAGGGAGGTCCTCCAATGA
- a CDS encoding alpha/beta fold hydrolase, whose translation MRKKGKNGRKGGEGRYPSNLNNPELQVGQTPRTAVWKKNKAVLWHYPSAKKKYRTPLFLIYSLLNEPYILDLDPGMSMIDSFLSSGYDVYLLDFGKPGYEDKHFSLDDYVSKYIQKGAQHTLRHSNEGELSVVGYCLGGTLAVIYTALAKEPIKNLILFAPPLDFSKAHLFPNWASALKKGDFSADQLIDVYGIIPAKMVESSLRMATSPFTYSSHLPPLQRSNDEKYMRKRQLVNKWLNEHIPFAGATLKQLINELGRDNKLVQSKLLIDGQKVNLSNINANLLVVSTTEDHIVPESLTLPIMNLVSSKDKTYKRIKGGHISLALKEKLPDFLHEWLSQRSNSLSS comes from the coding sequence ATGAGGAAAAAAGGAAAGAATGGCAGGAAAGGTGGAGAGGGGAGATATCCTTCTAATTTAAATAATCCTGAGCTCCAAGTCGGACAAACACCCCGTACAGCGGTGTGGAAGAAAAACAAAGCAGTCCTCTGGCATTACCCTTCAGCAAAGAAAAAGTACCGCACACCTCTATTTCTTATTTACTCACTACTTAATGAACCTTATATTTTAGATTTAGACCCTGGTATGAGTATGATAGACTCGTTTTTATCAAGTGGCTATGATGTTTATTTACTTGATTTCGGTAAACCCGGATATGAAGATAAACATTTCTCGCTGGACGATTATGTGAGCAAGTACATTCAAAAAGGGGCCCAGCACACGTTACGTCATTCAAATGAAGGTGAATTATCTGTGGTTGGCTACTGTCTCGGAGGAACGTTAGCAGTTATATACACTGCACTTGCAAAAGAGCCAATCAAAAATCTCATCCTCTTTGCACCGCCGTTAGATTTCAGTAAAGCACATCTATTTCCTAACTGGGCTAGTGCGTTAAAAAAAGGAGATTTCAGTGCTGATCAACTAATAGATGTTTATGGGATCATCCCTGCCAAAATGGTAGAAAGTAGCTTACGAATGGCGACCTCTCCGTTTACCTATAGTTCTCACCTACCTCCTTTACAACGCTCAAACGACGAAAAGTATATGAGAAAAAGACAGCTCGTCAATAAATGGCTGAACGAGCATATTCCTTTCGCTGGTGCTACTTTAAAACAATTGATTAACGAGCTTGGCAGGGATAACAAACTCGTTCAAAGTAAACTACTCATAGACGGCCAGAAAGTCAATCTTTCCAATATCAATGCGAATTTATTAGTCGTTTCTACAACCGAGGATCATATTGTCCCAGAAAGTCTAACATTACCGATTATGAATTTAGTATCTAGTAAGGATAAAACCTACAAACGTATAAAAGGCGGGCATATTAGTCTTGCTTTAAAAGAAAAGCTGCCAGACTTTCTACACGAGTGGCTGTCTCAAAGATCGAATTCTCTATCTTCCTAA
- a CDS encoding glycerophosphodiester phosphodiesterase, with amino-acid sequence MVIEKVREKSKKSLRKRIYLVLGVLFVLWLIIHLFPVNEREEKAFFTEGNQPLVIAHQGGEQLAPSNTMEAFENARNLGVDVIEFDVHITKDGHLVAIHDSTVDRTTDGVGKVNDLTLEEIKQLDAANYFQDLNGEYSYRGQGVTIPTVEEIFQEFKDMRLNIELKATNDVERYEEMSERVWELIQEYEMKDQVLMVSFEQDIIDYFTQISLGQVAVSGGRQEVTKYVLLHKLFLNGLYSPKVDAIQLPTEESIFDLVDSKLINGAEKLGMDIHYWTINDEGTMRELIELGVDGIITDRPDLLLAVLGEN; translated from the coding sequence ATGGTTATAGAGAAAGTCAGAGAAAAAAGCAAGAAAAGTTTACGGAAACGGATTTATTTAGTATTGGGCGTCCTTTTCGTCCTATGGTTGATCATTCACCTTTTTCCAGTCAACGAAAGGGAAGAAAAAGCGTTTTTTACTGAAGGAAACCAACCATTAGTCATTGCTCATCAGGGTGGTGAACAACTGGCTCCGTCAAATACGATGGAAGCTTTTGAAAACGCTCGTAACTTAGGTGTAGATGTAATTGAGTTTGATGTACATATTACCAAAGACGGTCACCTTGTTGCTATTCATGATTCTACAGTTGATCGAACAACAGACGGAGTTGGAAAAGTAAATGATCTTACCTTAGAGGAGATTAAACAGCTGGATGCAGCGAATTACTTTCAAGACTTGAATGGAGAGTACAGTTATCGTGGGCAAGGTGTTACGATTCCGACAGTTGAGGAAATTTTTCAAGAGTTTAAAGACATGCGACTAAACATTGAACTAAAAGCAACGAACGATGTAGAACGTTATGAAGAGATGAGCGAAAGGGTTTGGGAACTCATTCAAGAATATGAAATGAAAGACCAGGTTTTGATGGTCAGCTTTGAACAGGACATTATTGACTATTTTACGCAAATATCTCTAGGGCAAGTGGCAGTGAGCGGTGGACGTCAAGAGGTCACTAAGTATGTTCTTTTGCATAAGTTATTCTTAAACGGGCTCTATTCACCAAAAGTAGATGCTATTCAACTTCCGACAGAGGAAAGTATTTTTGATTTAGTGGATTCGAAGTTGATTAATGGCGCGGAAAAACTCGGGATGGACATCCACTACTGGACGATTAACGATGAAGGAACGATGCGAGAGCTCATTGAGTTAGGAGTTGACGGGATTATTACTGACCGTCCGGATTTGCTGCTTGCAGTGTTAGGGGAAAATTAG
- a CDS encoding DUF3891 family protein yields MIIRENSNGYYFMEQDRHAHISGTLAGAWRRDLFLMQEQFNKVGLAITQHDRGWADLDEHILLHYETNKPLSFVDYPIKKKIDAYTQGVDEMEAIDEYSALLMSLHYTSFFRGKIDRIGCEFTNKEEKRQRRLHSHFSFDDREKQGLHFHFQLLQLCDNLSLYVCMNEWGVKKEQEVLWFQDGFPQQLVPLGNEKIQAQWQSEHEVFLNPFPFYKDEITVSIPYKYFEKNEIKQATINTLYKKKPFQYHNVTFSKFDS; encoded by the coding sequence ATGATCATTCGTGAAAACTCAAACGGATACTATTTCATGGAACAAGACCGGCATGCCCATATTTCCGGTACGCTAGCAGGAGCGTGGCGGCGTGATCTGTTTTTAATGCAGGAGCAATTTAACAAAGTAGGGCTAGCCATTACCCAACATGATCGCGGCTGGGCTGACCTTGATGAACACATTCTTCTCCATTATGAAACGAACAAGCCTCTATCCTTCGTTGATTATCCGATAAAGAAAAAAATTGATGCGTACACACAAGGTGTAGATGAGATGGAAGCTATTGACGAATACAGTGCATTGTTAATGAGTCTTCACTATACGAGCTTTTTCCGCGGTAAAATTGACCGGATAGGCTGTGAATTTACAAACAAAGAAGAAAAGCGCCAGAGGAGACTCCATAGCCATTTTTCTTTTGATGATCGAGAAAAACAAGGTCTTCATTTTCACTTTCAGTTGCTGCAGCTTTGTGATAATTTGTCTCTGTACGTCTGTATGAACGAGTGGGGTGTAAAAAAAGAACAAGAAGTGTTGTGGTTTCAAGATGGCTTTCCTCAACAATTAGTACCACTAGGTAATGAAAAAATTCAGGCGCAGTGGCAATCTGAACATGAAGTATTCCTTAATCCCTTCCCGTTTTACAAAGACGAGATAACGGTCTCTATTCCTTATAAGTACTTTGAAAAAAATGAAATAAAACAAGCTACGATCAACACTCTATACAAGAAGAAACCATTTCAGTATCATAATGTCACTTTTTCAAAATTCGACTCCTAG
- a CDS encoding GntR family transcriptional regulator encodes MRIKFDNNRPIYIQIMEYIYGNICRGELKPGEKLPSVREMAVDAGVNPNTVSRTYMEMEREKIVESKRGQGTFVTEDDSIIARLKKATTEKQIEAFVDTLNQYGYTQGEIVTLIQEYVNNGGGNKSE; translated from the coding sequence ATGAGAATAAAATTTGACAATAATCGTCCGATCTATATCCAGATTATGGAGTATATTTACGGGAACATTTGCCGAGGCGAATTAAAACCTGGCGAAAAATTACCGTCAGTCCGTGAAATGGCGGTGGATGCGGGCGTTAATCCAAATACAGTGTCAAGAACATATATGGAAATGGAACGCGAAAAAATTGTGGAATCTAAACGGGGGCAGGGAACATTTGTCACGGAAGACGACTCGATTATCGCGCGATTAAAAAAAGCTACAACAGAAAAGCAAATTGAAGCTTTTGTCGATACACTCAACCAATATGGGTACACACAAGGCGAGATTGTTACATTAATACAGGAATACGTTAATAACGGGGGAGGAAATAAGAGTGAGTGA
- a CDS encoding HD domain-containing protein: protein MNQATVIKKAEQWAWDFFKHDHTGHDWYHTHRVRSMAVKLAEEEGGDPFICELAALLHDLADDKFYPDEETAKAAVKDWLINEQVNEVDLIVSIIASISFRGGKNTPPVTLEAKIVQDADRLEALGALGIARCFMYAGAKGDEMYDPEVNVREEMSLKEYREGKSTAINHFYEKLLKLRERMNTLTGKRLAYERHAFLEQYLHQFFAEWQGEK, encoded by the coding sequence ATGAACCAAGCAACTGTAATAAAAAAAGCAGAACAATGGGCCTGGGACTTCTTTAAGCACGATCATACAGGACATGACTGGTACCATACGCATCGGGTAAGATCGATGGCTGTTAAACTGGCAGAAGAAGAAGGAGGAGACCCTTTCATCTGTGAATTGGCGGCTCTTCTTCATGACCTGGCAGACGACAAGTTTTATCCGGACGAAGAAACAGCGAAAGCGGCAGTAAAGGATTGGCTTATAAACGAGCAAGTAAACGAAGTGGATCTAATTGTTAGCATCATCGCTTCGATTTCTTTTCGCGGAGGAAAGAATACACCACCGGTAACGTTAGAGGCAAAAATAGTCCAAGATGCTGACCGATTAGAAGCGCTGGGAGCGCTCGGAATTGCCCGCTGCTTTATGTATGCAGGGGCAAAGGGAGACGAAATGTATGACCCGGAAGTCAATGTCCGGGAAGAAATGAGCTTAAAAGAGTATCGGGAAGGAAAATCTACCGCGATTAATCATTTCTATGAAAAACTATTAAAGCTTAGAGAACGTATGAATACACTCACTGGAAAGCGTTTAGCTTATGAACGACATGCGTTTCTAGAGCAGTATTTACATCAATTTTTTGCAGAGTGGCAGGGCGAAAAATAA